The Rhodopirellula bahusiensis genome window below encodes:
- a CDS encoding dockerin type I domain-containing protein, which translates to MSRSVLLLVFAFSVVAPSLVSAEDPGSVEGFPSGVVYNYDPNGDSFVSVDDPNAVINHLNIGGPYDPLLDVNFDFTNSALDALIVINALGRNPWQNNTTDPDDKYDVDNSGYASALDALRIINELNRRSSEPTPLLFKEVDADAPDYYDVDGNEILESADATAVIAHLNTL; encoded by the coding sequence ATGTCAAGAAGTGTTTTGTTGCTTGTGTTTGCTTTCAGCGTTGTTGCACCATCTCTCGTTTCGGCGGAGGACCCTGGTTCGGTGGAGGGGTTTCCTTCTGGCGTGGTCTACAACTATGATCCAAACGGCGATTCGTTCGTAAGTGTTGATGACCCAAACGCTGTAATCAACCATTTGAACATTGGCGGTCCTTATGACCCTCTGCTCGATGTTAATTTCGATTTTACGAATTCGGCTCTCGATGCACTGATTGTTATCAACGCGTTGGGTCGAAATCCTTGGCAGAACAATACGACGGACCCAGACGATAAGTACGACGTGGATAACTCTGGGTATGCGTCAGCGCTCGATGCACTCCGCATTATTAACGAATTGAATCGCCGTTCGTCGGAGCCAACGCCCCTGCTGTTTAAAGAGGTTGATGCTGATGCTCCTGACTATTACGATGTGGACGGAAACGAAATCTTAGAGTCGGCTGATGCGACAGCAGTAATTGCGCACTTAAACACTCTTTAG
- a CDS encoding dockerin type I domain-containing protein — MLAAYVIESGADTSLGQALVSAIELSNSTQEADTITLPQGFVDIPEGAPAISGELSIFGSGPGTQIGGSAGHRIFSVLSGSSLSLSQMHLIGGEVQQGGALLNAGELQLRDVSIVGGSAERGGAIFNSGHLVISNAAIANSIAVEGGAIYNTGSVLGDQVAFVGNRASGGQGGGAVNNQGLLDLTDSVLVENESIYFGGAISTAGVVRLSSTAVTSNVSEFGSGIAILGGQYSGQVSTAGESIIAGNSAGELGVNDIAQFDVGSAGALLSPLLSAEGSVEAADAAINELYQTLDLPKFSELTDLRGANFEAQRDQNGEFQVVSRVGSTSGVALVEERYLLISLPVESVGTLLPSMSARAPSWDRIVASQAGSNDLSFSYDGNAIVFELSELGSSPNTKYEWADLVVQSVNSSAGSSVLVNNFDTVGVQSTTLRYLPSAGFSGSDLLTVTAVDAEGLERTGTIDVEVFDDITGKLQVVANESSDGTLDVQLEVPGNGVSQQVRTFSLVVSYDTEVMRFNDVAAVSPAYRSLSSVERIYDRAGQVVGVELSGFTTNDPTEIIATLQLQRIAQGNAMIEVRPEFGWSFVEGVTPLSPKVVDVEYDRFRPYDVNRDGEVTAVDALQIINALNSQNSPSLSLDVSGDADVTSLDALQVINYLNAFGPSGEPLVRAQVSHTTDLFSKDDEDERDQDGRIGSLLF, encoded by the coding sequence TTGTTAGCTGCCTATGTAATTGAGAGTGGTGCGGACACATCGCTGGGGCAAGCGTTGGTAAGCGCAATCGAGCTTTCAAACTCAACTCAAGAAGCTGATACAATTACGCTCCCCCAGGGCTTTGTTGATATTCCAGAAGGAGCTCCTGCTATTAGTGGTGAGCTTTCGATTTTCGGCAGCGGGCCGGGGACGCAAATTGGCGGTTCAGCAGGTCATCGCATCTTCAGTGTCCTTTCAGGATCGAGTTTAAGTCTATCTCAAATGCATTTGATTGGTGGGGAAGTGCAACAGGGAGGCGCGTTGCTCAATGCGGGGGAGCTGCAGTTGCGAGACGTGTCGATCGTTGGTGGCTCTGCAGAGCGAGGTGGTGCGATCTTTAACAGTGGGCACCTAGTGATTAGTAACGCAGCGATCGCTAACTCGATTGCGGTTGAGGGTGGTGCAATCTACAACACTGGCTCAGTTCTGGGAGACCAGGTTGCGTTCGTTGGCAATCGTGCTTCGGGAGGGCAAGGTGGTGGTGCTGTCAATAATCAAGGGCTACTGGATCTAACAGATTCGGTCCTCGTCGAAAACGAAAGCATTTATTTTGGGGGTGCAATTTCGACAGCTGGGGTCGTCCGGCTTAGCTCAACTGCGGTTACCAGCAATGTCTCGGAGTTTGGTTCGGGAATCGCCATCTTAGGGGGGCAGTATTCAGGCCAAGTATCGACTGCTGGCGAGTCGATCATTGCAGGCAACAGTGCTGGTGAGCTTGGCGTCAATGACATCGCACAGTTCGATGTTGGCTCAGCCGGAGCCTTGTTGTCGCCGCTACTTTCTGCGGAAGGCAGTGTCGAGGCAGCTGATGCCGCAATCAATGAATTGTATCAAACCCTTGATTTGCCAAAGTTCAGCGAATTGACCGATTTAAGAGGGGCAAACTTTGAGGCACAGCGGGACCAAAACGGAGAATTCCAGGTTGTCTCTCGAGTTGGCAGTACGTCTGGTGTCGCTTTGGTGGAAGAACGATACTTGTTGATATCGTTGCCTGTTGAATCGGTGGGGACATTGCTACCGTCTATGTCAGCGCGTGCTCCTTCTTGGGACCGGATCGTAGCTAGCCAGGCCGGATCGAACGATTTGTCGTTTTCCTACGATGGTAATGCGATCGTTTTCGAACTTTCTGAGCTAGGGAGTTCCCCAAACACTAAGTATGAATGGGCGGATTTGGTCGTTCAGTCAGTGAATTCGTCTGCTGGCAGTAGTGTGCTGGTAAATAATTTTGACACAGTTGGCGTTCAGTCAACAACACTTCGCTATCTTCCATCTGCAGGTTTTTCTGGTAGCGATTTGTTGACTGTCACCGCTGTGGATGCGGAGGGCCTGGAGCGTACTGGCACGATCGATGTCGAGGTTTTTGACGACATCACCGGCAAGCTGCAAGTTGTCGCCAATGAATCGTCAGATGGGACATTAGATGTTCAGTTAGAGGTTCCTGGCAACGGGGTAAGTCAGCAGGTGCGGACCTTCTCTCTTGTCGTCTCTTACGACACTGAGGTTATGCGATTCAACGATGTAGCTGCCGTTTCTCCAGCATATCGTTCATTGTCGTCGGTTGAGCGTATTTACGATCGAGCGGGACAGGTTGTTGGTGTGGAGTTGTCCGGATTTACAACAAATGACCCCACCGAAATAATAGCAACGTTGCAACTCCAAAGAATTGCACAAGGCAACGCAATGATTGAGGTGCGGCCCGAGTTTGGCTGGAGTTTTGTTGAGGGCGTCACACCGCTCAGTCCGAAGGTCGTCGATGTTGAGTACGATCGTTTTCGGCCATACGATGTCAACCGAGACGGTGAGGTCACTGCTGTCGATGCGCTTCAGATTATCAATGCACTCAATTCACAGAATTCACCTTCTTTGTCGCTCGACGTGAGTGGTGACGCGGATGTCACTTCGCTCGATGCCTTGCAGGTTATAAATTACCTGAATGCCTTTGGGCCTAGCGGAGAGCCGCTGGTCAGAGCACAAGTTAGCCATACCACTGATCTCTTTTCCAAAGATGACGAAGATGAACGAGATCAGGATGGGCGAATCGGTAGTTTACTGTTCTAA
- a CDS encoding metallophosphoesterase codes for MPQHYDIIGDVHGHADELVRLLLELGYQRHGQGFRHADRMVLFVGDLIDRGPSISDVIRIARSMVDAGDARVVMGNHEFNAIAFHTAVPGTENQWYREHSEKNRKQHQATLDQLPTRELVDAVAWFRTLPVALELDGLRVVHAAWIEAGIGVISSSLDKFGQFTPAFLTEALRTGSGLHTAVEDVLKGPELTLPAGHKIVDKSGHVRNTVRMKWYEPPAGRTYRGYHFGSDDVPDLAIDPSTVEGLVGYPVDAPPVLVGHYWLTGTPVPLSVNVACTDYSVAKNGKLVAYRWDGETALSAQKFHWVGKG; via the coding sequence TTGCCTCAGCACTACGACATCATCGGTGACGTCCATGGTCATGCGGATGAACTGGTTCGATTGCTGTTGGAACTGGGGTATCAAAGACACGGCCAAGGGTTTCGGCACGCGGATCGGATGGTGCTTTTCGTTGGGGACCTGATCGATCGTGGACCCTCGATCTCGGACGTGATCCGGATCGCTCGTTCGATGGTTGATGCGGGGGATGCTCGTGTGGTGATGGGGAACCACGAGTTCAATGCGATCGCATTTCATACCGCCGTTCCAGGAACTGAGAACCAGTGGTATCGCGAGCACTCTGAGAAGAATCGCAAGCAGCACCAAGCCACTTTGGATCAATTGCCGACGCGAGAATTGGTTGATGCGGTCGCTTGGTTTCGAACTCTGCCGGTGGCGCTGGAACTTGACGGTTTGCGCGTGGTGCACGCGGCTTGGATCGAGGCTGGAATTGGCGTGATCAGTTCCTCTTTGGACAAGTTCGGTCAGTTCACACCTGCGTTTTTGACAGAGGCATTGAGAACGGGAAGTGGGTTGCACACTGCTGTGGAGGACGTGCTGAAGGGACCGGAATTGACGCTGCCAGCTGGGCACAAAATCGTGGACAAATCCGGACATGTGCGAAACACGGTTCGGATGAAGTGGTACGAGCCGCCTGCGGGGCGGACCTACCGTGGCTATCATTTCGGCTCGGACGACGTGCCTGACTTGGCAATCGACCCCTCCACTGTCGAAGGATTGGTCGGTTACCCCGTCGATGCTCCACCGGTGTTGGTGGGTCACTATTGGTTGACGGGCACGCCTGTTCCGTTGTCGGTCAACGTGGCTTGCACCGATTACAGCGTGGCCAAGAATGGCAAATTGGTGGCGTATCGCTGGGACGGCGAAACCGCCCTGTCAGCACAGAAGTTTCATTGGGTTGGAAAGGGATGA
- a CDS encoding NUDIX domain-containing protein, whose protein sequence is MLDWIKVAGKLAYDRPTRERLLGYRPVVICLIQSLERDAFLLVQPTAGRGAWMPPQEGIAQNTSVEEATSQCLDVELGVSRKQMHFRRSVWLGRKAIPERQGSRDVEFSIRPMQGKAYYGSLSKVAEDTPITRNPAEVAGHQWMTIDQIRDRMSENSDRKQELLRVLFVKLVGTEL, encoded by the coding sequence ATGCTGGATTGGATCAAGGTGGCCGGTAAGCTGGCGTATGATCGTCCGACACGAGAGCGACTGCTGGGATACCGGCCGGTGGTGATTTGCTTGATTCAGTCGCTCGAACGGGATGCTTTTCTATTGGTCCAGCCAACCGCAGGTCGTGGAGCTTGGATGCCGCCGCAAGAAGGCATCGCCCAGAACACCTCGGTTGAAGAGGCGACGTCACAGTGCTTGGACGTTGAGCTTGGTGTCAGTCGAAAGCAGATGCATTTTCGACGTTCGGTTTGGTTGGGACGCAAAGCGATCCCCGAGCGACAAGGCAGTCGCGATGTCGAGTTCTCGATCCGGCCGATGCAAGGCAAGGCGTACTATGGATCGCTGAGCAAAGTCGCCGAAGACACGCCGATCACACGCAATCCTGCGGAAGTTGCTGGCCATCAGTGGATGACCATCGATCAAATTCGCGATCGGATGTCGGAGAATTCAGATCGCAAACAGGAGTTGTTGCGAGTGTTGTTCGTGAAGCTGGTGGGGACGGAGCTTTAG
- a CDS encoding DUF1501 domain-containing protein: MKPNDITDEHRMMLTRRHFFGRSASGVGMAALASMMGRSATAETNAPAPSNVPQPDFPQPNGVMKEYHTPPKAKRVIYLFQSGAPSQQELFDYKPALQQHEGKELADFVDMNQRVTGMTAGQKSFPMAGSRYKFAKHGEAGLELGSELIPKISTLADDMCLIRSMHTEAINHDPAMTFFQSGNQLPGRPSVGSWLHYGLGTINENLPTFISMVSRGTGRPNCQPLYDRLWGSGFLPSTYAGVKLMSVGDPVLYLSNPDGFDAKARRRMLDDLQQLNQEKLDEFGDPEIHSRIQQYELAYRMQTSVPDLTDFSDEPQHVLDAYGPDVTKRGTYAYNCLLARRLAERDVRFIQLFHMGWDQHFTLPKQLPGQCRDVDQATTALVNDLKQRGLMEDTLVVWGGEFGRTSYCQGTLNAETYGRDHHPRCFSLWMAGAGVKPGMSYGATDEVCYNITENPVHVHDLHATMLHLLGIDHERLTYRFQGRYFRLTDVHGHVIRDILT; encoded by the coding sequence ATGAAACCCAATGACATCACTGACGAGCATCGCATGATGCTGACTCGCCGTCATTTCTTTGGCCGGTCGGCATCGGGAGTCGGCATGGCCGCACTGGCGTCCATGATGGGACGCTCGGCGACGGCGGAAACCAACGCGCCCGCGCCAAGCAACGTTCCGCAACCGGACTTCCCTCAGCCCAACGGGGTGATGAAGGAATACCACACGCCGCCCAAGGCCAAACGAGTCATCTACTTGTTCCAAAGCGGTGCTCCGTCCCAGCAAGAGTTGTTCGACTACAAACCGGCCTTGCAGCAACACGAGGGCAAGGAACTGGCTGATTTCGTTGACATGAATCAGCGAGTGACGGGGATGACCGCGGGGCAAAAGTCGTTTCCGATGGCCGGTTCGCGGTACAAATTCGCCAAGCACGGGGAAGCGGGTTTGGAACTCGGCAGCGAGCTGATTCCAAAGATTTCAACGCTGGCCGATGACATGTGTTTGATTCGCTCGATGCACACCGAGGCGATCAACCACGACCCCGCGATGACCTTTTTCCAAAGCGGGAACCAATTGCCCGGCCGGCCCAGCGTGGGATCGTGGCTGCACTATGGCCTGGGCACGATCAACGAGAACCTGCCCACCTTCATTTCGATGGTGTCGCGTGGCACGGGGCGTCCCAACTGCCAACCGCTCTACGATCGACTGTGGGGAAGCGGGTTCCTGCCGTCCACCTATGCCGGCGTCAAACTGATGAGCGTCGGGGATCCGGTGCTGTACCTGAGTAACCCAGATGGCTTTGATGCCAAGGCCCGGCGACGGATGCTCGACGACCTGCAGCAACTCAACCAAGAGAAGCTGGATGAGTTCGGTGATCCCGAGATCCATTCGCGAATTCAGCAATACGAATTGGCGTACCGAATGCAAACCTCGGTGCCTGACCTGACCGACTTTTCGGACGAGCCCCAGCATGTTCTGGATGCTTACGGTCCCGATGTGACGAAACGTGGAACGTACGCCTATAACTGCCTGCTGGCGCGTCGTTTGGCAGAACGCGACGTGCGATTCATTCAGCTTTTCCACATGGGATGGGATCAACACTTCACGCTGCCGAAGCAATTGCCCGGCCAGTGTCGCGACGTCGATCAAGCGACAACGGCGTTGGTGAACGACTTGAAGCAACGCGGTCTCATGGAAGACACACTCGTCGTTTGGGGAGGCGAGTTCGGACGCACCTCATATTGCCAAGGCACGTTGAACGCAGAGACCTACGGTCGCGATCACCATCCACGTTGCTTCTCGCTGTGGATGGCGGGAGCCGGCGTCAAACCAGGGATGTCGTACGGAGCGACCGACGAGGTTTGCTACAACATCACCGAGAACCCCGTTCATGTGCACGACCTGCACGCCACGATGTTGCATTTGTTGGGCATCGACCACGAACGTCTCACCTACCGCTTCCAAGGCCGCTACTTCCGCCTCACCGACGTCCACGGACACGTCATCCGAGACATTCTCACCTAA